GTTATAAACATTTGCCGACATGTTGAAACTGGTAGAATCAGTGTTTTCTGTTTCAGAGTCTACAAATGTAGATATTTTGTGATAGTAATTTCATtcttatattgtaaaaaaaggaAGCAACAGTTACACATTGTTACACAACTGTAGAAGGTTTAACATGATTTTGAAATTGGTATAAAATTGGAGACTTACGCTAgcgtacatcatgtacattgaaGTGCAttaatgtaacaataacgcaatgtaacCATAGACtaattattattgttacattcgtaattaatcaGATCCTTACCAAACCCTGAATTACGGCAATTAGTTGCCAATgtgacaataatatttttattattgttacatttccatgtaactgTAGCCAGTGCctatattaacatgattaatgaaataataaataatatttaaaataggtAGAAAAATGTAACTGAGGAACCATACAtgtagctcttaggtccttatgttattttttttaccatacaTATGACCACaaattgtaatgaaaataacataacaGCGCTGGGTttccaaaatgttgtaaattaaaaaaaatcaagatatagatctcacaaacaggctttgaaagttttgaaaaaaatccaaaagttgtacatgtatgtgaacaTGGAacaattttgtagataatagtgaaataacaaccTTGACATTTCTGCATTATCTGAGAAACTGCataaattattttcacagaaaaaaaaaaatacaattattttattaccaAAGCCATTATACAacgattttcaagttttcatacaacattttgtaagcaaactttacaaacaactgacattggcaattttgtaatatgtcttatttcaaacgttttgattggtttaactgtatgctattttgtaatacatgtaccaaagagacaaaaaagtatttttagccaaattgTCATATACgacattttagaagcccagcgaAGAAAGGACTTAAGAGCTACAGTTCCacagctacatgtacatgtagcaaaaAATTGAAAGgtttgaaaatttgtaatttctgcATATATACTTGTATACAGGTATATGAAGtaatatacaaatttagtgCATTCTTTTTTTCCctgcagaagatgataaaataaatgattatctgacagttatttttacttttcaagtacatgtgtatacaatgtatagtttgtgcatgtaatatttgcaacAGTTTCAGGCCATATTTACTCCATCAATATCAATGAAATGTACAAATCTATTTTAGGGTACCTTGATAGCAGTTCTACTAGTGATGATTTACAGCCAGGAACCAAGCTAGATTTGTCATTCTGGATGGCCAGAGCTTTGTGTAGCAGGAAACGTCATATTGTCAGTGTAGAAATGCCACGACCGTACAGAGAAGGTTATAGGGAAATATTAACAGCAGATGCTAATGTGGTTGATCTCCATAAATTAGGACCCTACTATTATAGCTATGGGTCACAGTTACTGAAGTTTGAACTGCCAGAAACTGCAGATGTAGCAAAAAGTTTAATAAAGGTATACTGAACATATGATAAAAACTTCATTTGTGcatatatacaatgtagaagttaaaataaaaattgaaaaaaaaatccttcaaatGGAAAGATAGAAAAATGGATATCCGTTTCATACTTTGGCAGACAATCCTGCTTTAGATATCCAAATGGACATAAATTTTTATGTATTAAACAAGAACATTTCTATTTGTTTGtggatacatgtacatgtagatgtaCAAATGATGTATCTGTTACTTTTCATTTGACCTTTAAAATTTATCTTTCATGTTTGGATGGGTCCATTTCATTTATGAtaaatgtatgatttgtaaTTATGAATATAAGGAAAAGTAACTAAACATACTAAATGCGATGAGCTTTTATTAACATTTGTTAAGTTTAGCAAATAATTGTGCAAATCAACATTGCAAAGTATGCATGGCTATTAGAAAGCTGTTGTTGAGaaatttaattacttttaatGAACACATGATGACATTGGGTATACAGAGACAGTTCTCCATCAAAACAGTTACtggtactgtaaattcagaaattactaggcatttatttaatatgtttataatgaAGATATTTCATTAATGGACAAAAATGCGGGTTTGATTGTTGCTATTTAtgtgattttgaaaaatctGCATACAGATCTGTTCCAAGTACATGTATCAGTTTGCAAGTTCTTACATgtattattgcaattttcaCCCAGTTCTATTATtcacataaattatttgtttataaaaaatctcataataatttcttaatttacagttGTTTTAGATTTGGCTTTTGTTCTGTGTAAACCTTATTAAAccctttttcaaaaatttacatttattatgtttctgatttaaacaaaaaagaaatgtttggttacatttaaattcaacaGCAgctcaaatacaaaattaaacaactgttttaaaGTTGCAAAATTCATACCATTTACTTCtaataataaattgaaataattcttttttcCAGTGCTTTCAGACAAGGATAAGGAAAATCATGGACTCGTCTCAGAATGCTTATAATGAAGACACTACAAAATTAACAGAGAAATTAGATGAGACAGagaaatgtttgtttaaagcAGGACAGATGGGACTGAACGATTTTCAAAGGTGGGAAAccagacaaacagaaaaattaacaacatCAGAAATGGTTAGAAGTCACAGAAAACGTAAAAGAGCTTTAATGGATGATTCTTgaccaaattttaattttttcatttaatatattttatattgattttaaatcaGATGAACTTATTTAAATCTTGTTGACTATTGAAatatgcatcactggtaaaaataaaaacaattgtataTATGACAATGTGGTCACCAATAAAGTGTCTTTTAAGTTTGTTTAATACCTTCAATGTATTCTGTAAAGACTAATTTCATTGGATAGCTGTCTGGCTCCCACAATATTATTATAGTCAATGGTGCAGAGATTGATTAAACACCAACAATTAATTTATGAGCTTCAAATGCATGGTAACAAAGTTATTTATAATGTAGAAAGTTGTTTAAGAGGTTATGACATTGAATTCCTATACATGTTCATGCAAATAATCTTAAAGTGtaactgttgatatttttttaaatgattctattgatattaaaactccttctttcacaaaaaacagactaaacaaaTTACGTAATGAAGGTAAATATATGTGTATGGCAGAGTTTGCACCTTAAAATAACCTGTATTAATATCTGATGAATATTGAATGATAGGGCAGTTACAAGTTGAcggttttgatttttacattctttaacactttattattgatatttaaccatttttttccgATTGTCTCTGCTTAGAAATTGGGGAATGATACAAGACTTATTTGATGATACTTAATAATTAAGTTATACTGTAGCAAGttcaatcaatttttattttatatacatgtagttgaattacaataaaaaatgcatttattcaCAACtcgttgttttgtttaatttgatgCTTATACTTTCTGCTTTATTCTCTTAGTTTTCTGATTGATGCATGTGTTTAAgtaaaaattctatatttatttctatCAGGTTCATTTTGTCTCACCTTGATAAAGTCAAAAgggagacataggtatgctgtttccagCAGCAGTGTCTACAACgttttagtttgtgattaggccTAGTTTAAATGTATGTTGAACCACAAGTGGTAGATCAATCATATTTTGTATGCAGTTATATTAGCATTTTTACATCTCATTAACATGGAGACTATTTCACCCtacccctcagtcatggtctattgactttgaaacttatggttagttttcatgtattagtttatgattaggtcagtttattgagaaccactagtggtaggtcaaCGATATTTGGTGTTCAGTTTTATAAGCAACTCATTAACATGGAGATAATTTGGCTCAGCCCCCTTAGTCATGGTCTACtaactttcaaaattttgcttagttaacatgtattagtttgtgataagATCAGTTCAAGTGGAACCATTAAATAAGGGCCATCTgtgatgctcagatcaaaatagtcaGAAAGCCAATCAAGTAGAAAGTTAcagtgcaagaaaattggtaccgttaattttattacttccactgggtcgatgcctctgctggtggactattagtccccgagggtatcaccagcccagtagccagtacttcgatACTGGCATGAAcctacggattttttgtgttattaaaatttgctgttataaaatactagaaattattataaattaaggaatgtatctccctcatgcaaagctctgattccttttatggatttggctatactttttggaccttttggattatagctcttcatcttttatataagctttggatttcaaatattttggccgcgagcatcactgaagagacatgtattgtcgaaatgcgcatctggtgcaagaaaattggtaccgttaattttattactaccactgggtcgatgcctctgctggtggactattagtccccgagggtatcaccagcccagtagccagtacttcggtactggcatgaacctacggattttttgtgttattaaaatttgctgttataaaatactagaaattattataaattaaggaatgtatctccctcatgcaaagctctgattccttttatggatttggctatactttttggaccttttggattatagctcttcatcttttatataagctttggatttcaaatattttggccgcgagcatcactgaagagacatgtattgtcgaaatgcgcatctggtgcaagaaaattggtaccgttaattttattacagagCATTGATaacccaaaattctaaaaagttgtgccaaataaggttaaggttatctatgcctcggatatgaaaatccttagtatttagaACAAATCATACTTATGCAAATATGTTCATTgtccttattttcatggttaaaaAAAGTTAGGGCTCTTAGTATTCTGATTTTTTCTTATGAGTAAGGGgccaggaggattttgaaaataaataactcagccttgataatcacaaaaaataaaaggtttGTTCTGtaatagtttgaaaataaattacttgACTTGcaatatgtattgaaaataaataactcagcaggtctaaTCGAAAGTATGAGATGGTACTCATTTCTTCATAAATTCATCTttcttcccccccccccccccccccaaaaaaaaaaaattcgtacAACACTTCCCAAATCTTTTATAAAGgcatattaaatattatttaaatatatttaaaaattactgaaaattgGATTCATTTAACATGAGTTATATTTTCCAGTTACGCTTATCTCACTTTTACTACAGGGCCATAACTTCattgaggcaaatgcctcatgtaggaaatttcaaaaccaaacgcTTGTCTCCATATCAAATTGTGTTCACGTCGAGTGCCTTGCAAGAAGCAAGTTGTGTTGTCCCTCAGACGTAGCCCCTGATTTTTCGGGAACAATGTTTCtaatttatttgtcttttgttcattgattGCCCTTCTGTATTCTGTTAGTGTGACATtccttttataattttgttattttaaaacttgatcatgagttaaaaaaaaaccagaagcCACAGACTAAACTATGTGAATTACATTTTTGCTTTATCATGCATATTGGTCTTTTAATGTTGTCCCTTGAAACATAAGTCTTACACTgaatagttttcaaaggtaccaggattataattatgAATCTATTCATTTTGCCTTGAGAGACCAAAAGATTGTCAAAAAATTATGAAGCAGAACTTACATTTTCAGATTAACAAAGGGTTTGGGGAACACACAGGAAGAATGATTTTGCATCATTTGTTCTATAACTTCGCGGGGTTCAGTGGCTCCAAAACCCTTCACAAATATATTTGCCAATACCTTTAAAAGATGCTAGGTACAACCACACTTTTATGTacgcaatacatgtatatgcagttCAGAATATAGAAGATTCATTTGTGCAGAAGAAGATTAtttctgattaaatggtacatattgacttgactatacatgtattattgattataaacaaataattttaaattgtatgttttcgaatatTATAAACAGTTgtgaaaataagtaaataaaaaatcagtcccttgctttaatgaaaatgaaaaatcttgctttaATAGTGCAGAAAATAGATGACCTGTCCTcttagtttataaaaataaataaccgatccaaaacaaatcctcctgcccccgccccagaatatcaaatggtcgtcctcTAATATGATaagtatatttgatatatgcATATCTTGcaagacagttttcacttgaccttggtCCCATTTAAATGAGTCAGTGAACACGGTAAAGTTTTCGAAGCTTAGTCCATATCTTAGATACTACAAGCAATATGTCTTCTATGCTTGgtatatggaatgattgtaaggtgtacatgtccgactagcaggtgtcatctgaccttgatctcattttcatgattcattggttatagttaagtttttgtgtttggtctgttgtttttgtgtttggtCTGTTGTTTCAAAACTGTGTGCGAAAGGTCCACTATAATTGgtgtgtaaaaaatatttacgatgtacatgtctgtctggtatgttttatttgacctcatttttctGGTTCATTggttatagaaaaaaaaatgaaaaatcttttatttttttttcaatagctataggtcaactatatctggtgtatggaatgattgtaaggtgtatatatCTGTGGCAATTATCATCTGACcatgacatcattttcatggttcattggtcaatctTAAGTTTTCCTagttaagtttgtttcttagatactaTATTCAAAAAGTCAATTATATTCAAAACATGTAATTGTTAGGTGTACATATCTGTCTAGCAGTGTTTATCTGACCTGGTCATCATTTTAATGGTTCATTGATGATGTTTTCCtggttaagtttgtttcttcAATGTGCacaaggtcaactatatttaaagcattttgtatataattctTGTAAGGTTTAGTTCTTCCATTTTGGTTTATCCGACAATGACCTCATTTTCCTGGATCATGTAAAATTGATGTGATAGTTGTAggaaagctttatatttaggactttCAACATATTATCAATGGTTAATAAAGAAGGTGAGACACTTCAGTGTGTACACTCTTGTTGTCGTGTTTTAAATTGTACCACATACGACGAAAGTCGCagtaaataagaaaaatgaaCTTCAATCAAGTTGCAGCGTAAAACTTCTTATTTCAGAAGAAGGTATCAAACATAAATGcttaaaatttgtatacataTGCCTTTTATTACATACACTTCCGTCCGTCATATGTCTGTAGTCCTTGATATCATTTTCATAGTGCAGCGACTACTAAAAAAGTTTGAGCTtcattatttgaatttcaaacttattaaaattataaggataactatatttggtattaTGGGTTTTGGCATCGTCCACACGTCCTTCAGACAGGGCTCActtaaccttgacctcatttatgGATCACTGATTAAGTTTGCAGTCACGTGATAAGGTTCGTTTCTCATACACAATACTAATATGTCAACTCCATGTGGTGTATTCAATAATTGTGGGAAGTCCATGTCCAAATGACGGATATTATTTGATCTTGATactattttcatggttcattggtcaatgttaggATTCAGTGCTTTGGTCTGAAATTCAAATACTATGAACAAGagatcaactatatttgataatGGCATTACTGTAGGGTGCACATATTTATTTCTGTCAGCTATCATCCGTCATacctcattttcaaggtccATTATTTAATGGCAAGTTTCTGTAGTTTGGTCCTTTTTTTAGATACTTGGGTAGGGTTAATCTGAACTTCATCTTAAATTGTGGATCACTGACAATGTTAAGTTCATGGAATACGTGCAATAAATTTATCTGTAAAATTTTTGCAATGAATTTACTCATAGCAAGTAAAGTTTGCGGAACAGTTGAGTGTGTGCAATCTAGTTAAAAAGTTTATCAGTTCACTATTGGTTGTTAGAACAAACATATCCTAAATGATCCAAATGTAAACTATTACGTCCTTATGTATAAGTTATCAGATGGTTTTTGGGTTCAAACAGAGAAaacatgatattaaaaaatgtacacacacacacacattttaaaatacGTATTACACCGAAGACTCATAGCATTTTTTTACAACGTACTGAAGCATTCACTACATTTTTTTAGGAGTTTGTTGTTTTGATACCATTTTATACCattgtcaatgaaaaaaaaatgtgttctctCTTTAATTTTATGAAGAAGTATTTTTACTTGATTCCAATACTAGCATCCATGAACAAAATTgcgtttgaaaaaaaaatatcattacagTTCTCTACAATGACATTTATGAGATTTATTAGAGATTATTAATTTCTTTAGGagtatctttaaaataaatatgaaattaattcatttgtttgtcataatattatcatttagatGGCTTAATAGGAACTTTAACATGTGCACAATCACTCTAAtttaaactgataaatattgaaGGTTATTTTTCTTTCCCTTTTGAGAGACCATTTGGGATATCACAATCTATActttaaggtcaagttacagtaaatgggctatgtcacagatttcagtaaaatttggcatacaactctggctcgatgaaattcaactgaaaatcgaaaaaataatgcatttatctcatttattatttaaaatattactgattgaattcttacaaaatgggtgaacatttgtatagaaagcacataaaatcgacgaaaacccttctaaaatttgtcttaaaatcgccaaatctctaattctacgccatagatttttcttaaaaaactatatatggtgttgatacataaatttccgttataatgatgcaaaataaagatagagtcaccgacttcgtttttacggtattcatcattcaaagttgcgttctttgtgaaaaaatccaacaaaatgtcgaaataatcgtaacgttatcgcgttataggccgtaaaacgttgatttttgacgtttttcactaccaacatGGTAGTAAATTgattataagacaaaaaaacgaagtcggtgaccctatgtttttttttatatcattaaaacagaatatagtcaacaatatatagttttttaagaaaaatctatggaatagaattagagatttggcgattttgagacaaatttaagaaggtttttcgccgatttcatgtgctttctatacaaatattcacccatattaaaagaaatctatCTGCaattttttagataataaaagagataaatgtaaaaaaattttcgattttcagttgtatagctcaacgagccaaggttgtatgcaaatttttagcaaaatctgcgacatagcccatttactgttccttgaccttaaataTGATAACAACAATGTATATCTTTTGCGTGTATGGGCTGAATACAATTTGTTCATGTCTTGTGCATTTCGTCAACCAAATAATACAATCTTACAATTTTTTATGACTGTAGTTCTAGTtgatttgactttaaaatttattatttcattatttgcgTTTTTTTTAATCGGTGTTTTAGTTTCGaagatttattcaattttatcttattttcaattttcaatgattTCGGTTTGGTATATCTTTTCTTgcttatctaaataaaaaaataaaacagtattCCACTGCCGATTCAGTGGTACAAGTCTAGACTATTACCATGGAATTTAAAGGATGGTTAACCCAAACTAAATAgctaattataatcctggtacatttacaccactgggtcgatgccactgctggttgacgtttcgcctccgagggtatcaccagctcagtagtcagcacttctatGTCGACAtggatatcaattatatggtcatttttataaatttcctgttacaaaactttgaatttttggaaaaactaaggtttttcttatccaaggaatagattaccttagccgtaattggcacaacattttggaattttgggtcctcaattctcttcaactttgtacttatttggcttaataactgttttgataagagcgttactgatgagtcttatgtagacgaaacgctcgtctgacgtatataattataatcctggtacatttgataactatactATAATagtatattttggaaattctgATCATTGTTAACATGGGTGGATTAAGGCTGGGGCGtgcgaccccccccccccctaaaatttgcaaagtatGGGATGTCTTCAACTTATTTAAGTATCAGGTGACACCATTccatctttttttatacattcaaaGTATATGAAACAGTCATTTTAACCGAATAAACGCGACTATATACTAAGCAACTAACTTATGATTTATATAAGTTctataaatatgtattacatGTGTCTGATCCGCAGAACATATACATATTAATTTCGTAAAAGGCATCTCATTCTGGTTTTAGTGGTGTTGTGGCGAACACGGTATATATAAAGTCTGACACGACCTCCGAaaatcaaaaaagcaaaaacagaTATTACGAAAACAATCACTTAGAAAAATACTTTCGTTTGCAAAATGTAATACTAGTATTGGTCAGGTGATCTGTCTCTCCTAGTCTCACTTGCATTCGTCGGTCCGCCCATCTATCTGTCAACTCTTCACATTTCCATTGTCTTACTAA
This is a stretch of genomic DNA from Mytilus trossulus isolate FHL-02 chromosome 6, PNRI_Mtr1.1.1.hap1, whole genome shotgun sequence. It encodes these proteins:
- the LOC134721902 gene encoding DNA replication complex GINS protein PSF3-like, which translates into the protein MTSESVDDYFSISDILTTQERLPCKVELPIYRLGYLDSSSTSDDLQPGTKLDLSFWMARALCSRKRHIVSVEMPRPYREGYREILTADANVVDLHKLGPYYYSYGSQLLKFELPETADVAKSLIKCFQTRIRKIMDSSQNAYNEDTTKLTEKLDETEKCLFKAGQMGLNDFQRWETRQTEKLTTSEMVRSHRKRKRALMDDS